The following proteins are encoded in a genomic region of Alphaproteobacteria bacterium:
- the rsfS gene encoding ribosome silencing factor — protein MAKKTPVKPAKKSSAKSSAPKKTAKKKIPAKSAKLLAAKKPPAKKPAAKAAKAKAAPAKSGKPEQIRDIVLHVLEDRQADQIITLDLRGKSSMADYLIIASARAARQIGAIASLIREELAKLGIRQVRSEGVTQGDWALVDAGDVILHLFRPEVRKFYNIERIYGADAPE, from the coding sequence GTGGCTAAAAAAACGCCGGTGAAACCGGCCAAGAAATCCTCCGCCAAATCTTCCGCACCAAAGAAGACAGCGAAGAAGAAGATTCCGGCAAAATCCGCCAAACTTCTTGCCGCCAAAAAACCCCCGGCGAAAAAACCGGCGGCCAAAGCGGCGAAGGCTAAGGCCGCGCCCGCCAAATCCGGCAAGCCGGAGCAAATCCGCGATATCGTTCTGCATGTCCTGGAAGACCGTCAGGCCGATCAGATCATCACGCTGGATTTGCGCGGCAAAAGCAGCATGGCCGACTATCTCATCATCGCTTCGGCGCGCGCCGCGCGGCAAATCGGGGCCATCGCCAGCCTGATCCGCGAGGAACTCGCCAAGCTCGGCATCCGCCAGGTGCGCAGCGAAGGCGTCACGCAAGGCGACTGGGCGCTGGTCGACGCGGGCGACGTGATCCTCCACCTGTTCCGCCCCGAAGTGCGGAA